The window GTACCTCGCCCAGTTGTTGCCGTCGCATCTCAACGCAAGGCGAGCGAACGCGTCTGCGCGCGAGAACATCAAAGCGGGAAACGATTCAGCGAAGAGGTGACTGGGCCAGTCTTTGGCAGAACCTGTTGGATCAGGCCCGGCAGAGGTTCATGTTAGTAGTAGCCGAAGCCGAGTCTGACACGTTGAGGTTCTCGTTGAAGCCCGTGAGCATTGCTGTCTGGCCATGACTGATGCCATCTCTTTGATGGGAGAACGAGGCATGAGACGCCAAGGGACATGGCGATGATAGCATCAAGAGGAACGTTCGGTAAGGTTCAGGGGAACAAAACCTTCAGCGGATTAAGGATTCCGCGATGGGCTTGCTTCCTATCGTGCACACCCCTTGGCGCTGACTCTATCGCTCTGGGCAGTATCGGCCGTCTCATCTGCCATTGGAGCACGTCCCTGTGTTTCAACTTCCGTCCCAGAAGACGGCTAGACTTCACAAGAGATCAGGTTCAGGTATTGTGGCAAGAAACGCTATCGACGCTATGGACACAGCATCTTTGAACACTGGCGTTAGAAGCTCGAGGCACGAAGTGACCTGTAGAAGGATAGCTCCGGAAACAAACCTATTTGGTAGCCTCAAAGTGAGAGGGCACGTATCGGGTGGCCGAGAAGGGGATGTCGTCAGTATAGTCTTGTGATGTGGGCGTGGGTGAAACTTAGACTTCCCGTACTTGTATTCATTGTTAATCTCTCATGCTTCGGACTATAATAGCGAACCCTCAAAAGTCTGTCTATCTTCGCCTGGCGTCCTCCGGGGCCCAGGGAGGTGTACAAGTATGCAGTGGTCTTGTGCCGAGTTTGTGTTGGTTTCCCTATATCCGGAAACCCTTTCCCGGATACCATCTAAAAACCTTTGGGGAGGGTATAATCCTTTCCATCATCGGCCAAGTCTGAAAAATCTACGTGTCCCCGCCCCTCGGTCTTCCCATACAGTCCCGTCGTACCGGTCGGGCTGAAGAGGGCCCCCGGGCCGGTGAAACACAAACAGACCGAAGGCCGAGGGGGACGGAACGACAGCCTTGGCGGGGGGAAACACCATTCTCGCGAGCCTGGACAGCTGGATATTTCGCTGTTTGGCGCGCATGTTCACGCCTTGGCTACCTGGGTTTGCGCGGACAAGGTGAACCCCTTGtgacggacgaggccgtcggcgacctggctCCATGGCCCACGGCCCACGGTTGCttttgttgttgctgccaaAGCTTAGCTTGACTGCTTTCAGCCTCGATTTCTGGGTCGGGATGAGCGGACTaaaaggggggagggggcacTGTGGCTATCGCCGTGTCATGCAACGCAAGAGCAGGCGTCACGTTTACAAAGATGCAAGGCTGGAGGAAACCCATGTGTTGAGTTGATGCATGATCTTGCCAAACTGAGCTAGTTGATTATCGTCTGTACGTGAATCATGTAAATCATCATCCGACAGGCCGCGGACCCCACCAATGCAAGGCAAAGTTTGCGTTCCTGCGTCTGATGGAATTACCAGCATCGCCCTAATGATCAAGTGCAggatgggaggggagagaagaacCATGGCCGTTGGCGAGTTCGTTCCCGAATAGGGGCTGGGCGGGCGCCAGACGGCCTGACACTTAAACACAGAGACTCACACAGAGGCAATGATTTGTCTTCTTACAGTTAGTCTCTCACTCATGTGTCTCATGATGTGTCCAATCGGCGCGACGAGTGATGGTCGCGGCAGCCAAAAAAGGATCCCCAGAAGCGTTACTTTACAGGTTCTTTCGTCCGAGTTTGCTGGGTTAGGGACTGGAAACGGAGCATTCCAGAACATACCGAAAACCGCTTCAATTTGtcctgggggggggggggggggggggggggttcttcgGCAGGGGAGATGTTGATAGACACACTTACAAGAATGATAAAGGTAGTCAGTCGGCCCGTCTCTATCCTTATCTGTCATGTATTTCAGATTACTTTGATTAGCCTCAAGATCGGCGTAGGGATCTGGAAAAGGTACTGTTGTTTTGTGTGCTGGAAACCCTTGCTTGAACGGAAAACTTAGAACCATACTGAACATATTCTCTCACGACCCGACTGACCGTTTCACGGTGCTGCCGAAACCGAGGGGTTCATGACTTCTTTTCGCGTTGGCTGGAAAGAGTGTTTACCTGCATGTCTTGGGCAACAAAGCTGATAGACTTTGACAACCTGATTTCGTGACGCATTATCCTAGGAACCTAAAGAAGCATGTTCGAATATCACGGGGCTCATGGATTGAATTCATGCATGAATCAATCATGCTTTTGCAGCTTGATCCATCCAATCTGCCGGATTCTTGGCACTTTTGAATTCTAGCTTTTCTCAAGTGCTCGGACAGCGACGGACTCAAAGGCCTCTCTCCTAtgtgggtgggtgtgggAAACTTAGCTCATCTGACgctatgtgtgtgtgtgcaaTAGTTGTGTGCAATAGTTGCAGTAGTTGCTGCTCACGAGTCCTGACTTGTGCCAACCGAGTGGATGGAGATGCCGATCCACGAAACTAAACAGAGAGGGTCGGTCCGTACAGATATATCCAACCTGAGTTGCCGAGGACTGATGTACTATGTACATGATGGACAGCCCATGCGGAGTATAAACCGACCCATATTCTTGTTTTCACACACAGAGTTTCGATGATGCTGCAAGTGCGTCCAACCCGACATGGGTACGATGTCCAACGGTTGGTCACCAATGCACATTCCCTCGGCCGGAATTCCCTATTATATTTACCCCCTGTTAAGGTATAGAGACTTCGGATAAACATGGGGTCACGTGATGATGCGTGAAATCCGAGAAGTTTCTTGGCCTACAGTTGTCGACGATCTTtacccctccctctccctctcctaGGCCTACAAGTACTCACCTCTtcccgcccctcccctcccctcccctcccctcccctcatcTCTCTATGACGTGCGTGTGTCTCAGTTTCTTTGGCAACTTACGACACCGACGAGGTGGTTTGGCTTTTACCGACTAGAGGGAATACCGGTTGGTCGATCCCGACGGCGGCACGTCAAGAGGCGGTGGCGGGTGGGGTTGTCTATTCTTGGCTGGGGtcggaagaagaagaagaagaagaatggGCTTGTCTCCCTGGCCATATGTGGGCCAAACGTTGACGTGCGGTAGGGACGAGAGCCAACAAGACGGACAAAGGAACAGAATTGTTGATCCACcagagagagatggagagataaagagagatagagagagagagagagaggcgagaATGCAGTCAGTGGCTGCGGCACAGCCCACCCTTGGGGCCCTGACTTGTTggactctctctctctctctctctcacacacacacacacacacatgcatGCGATGTACATATGCAGAGTCCACACGTGTATTGAAGTCaacaccacaccacacacacacaaacacacacacgaaCGCTGTTGATGACTCCAACCCCAACTCCAACTCACATCCCTTGTCCGCGTggagacgccgaggagatgAGACAAGAGACTCGAACTAACCCCAAGACGAACACATCCGTCTCCATAGCCGATGCCCAACCCAACCAACCCTTACCCCATCTTGCTACCCGTATCCATACAGACccttgcccctcccccccaaatgCCCATAAGTATATTCCTGCCCATGTCGGGCTTAGTCATTGCTATTTCGCCATTCATGGTTGGAACAATGTTTGTTTGCTCactctcttgtctctcctCACTCTCtccacacccccccccccccccccccccccccccccccccacccccccccccccccccccccccccccccccccccccccccttccctgtctctatctctctcAGTCCGTCAGATCGGTCTTATTACCCAGTCCTgactctctctttctctctctctctcccgctcagtcttccctccctcccccccaacTAGTCCGAGATTGCTCCCCACTTGTGGCCGTGTCAATTTCAACCTCGACGCGCCCATGTTTCTTCCCCATCTCGTCCCTCTCTCGTCCATGAAAACAAATACCACCAAAAAGCTTGTCCCCCCCGTGTTCTTCATGCCTTGCGACCCCCCCGTCAGTCCGAGGTCACACACACAAGACGCTGATCCATCCCGCACCGAGATCCCTCATACGAACGGGGTTCCAAGACGACGCAAGGGCGGTAGCGGTAACGTCCCCGCATAATTGACCGAGAGTGAGTGCTGTTGCTCATCCGAGATCGTCatcatccccctcccgccccggGGGGAACCTGTGGATCTACACCCATCGACCAGGGGAAAGCTGTTGCTAGCTACTACGGATActggtgctgctgcaagCCGGTCCCTCAGGCGCGCGGCGGCCCCCTCACTGTGGCTCAGACAGTAGGAAGAAGTCAGCCAGCCAtatccctccctccccttttgCCCTCTGGTAGTCTCACTTTGTACACCGTACGACGGACGTAACGGAACATCCCCCCCTACCTTCgtattcttcttcttattctctccctcccctcaccccccACGCTCCTTGTcatcccttccccctcccctcccccccagtCCGTCTGGTGCCGGATGGGAGCCCCGTGACCCGGTTCGACGCGCCCGACGCTCGCTTCGGATCATGGGCGAGAACCAGGGCGACGACCACCAACAGAACGGAGAGTCGCGGCGGCATAGCGAGCCCGCCATCAAGCGCCGCCGCATCACCAAGGCCTGCGACTTttgccaccgccgcggcAGGAAATGCAAGCCCGTGCCCGAGGGGaccggtgccggtgccggtgccggtgcgAGTCCCGGCGGCACGCCGAGCTGCCTGACGTGCATTGAGCACGGCGCGACGTGCACGTGGAaccgcgtcgccgccaagaggGGCGTCAAGTCCaagacgtcgccgtcgtcgtcggtcaaCAACAGCGGCAGCCATAAGCAGATGTACTCCtgtgatgacggcgacggcgatggcgatggcgagagGTGGTTCTACGACGAGAGCCGCCACGGCAGCCGGGGCCTCGTCTCGCGCCTCATTGCTATCTTTTTCGATACGGTATATCCAGTGTGCGTATCTCTTTCtattcctcgtcctcctccacctcctccttcacctccTCCTGCACTCtcatctcctcgtcttctttctcctcttcatATTCATCTACATCTTCTTCATGCTATCTCGAGTGAACGAAgcaccatccatccgtccgGACtgacacccccccccccccccctctcagatttcccttcttcgacgaggcCTCCCTCCTCCGAGAGTGGGACAGCACCAGCTTGTCGTCGAGCCGGGCCTCGTTCGCACGCCTAATGGCCATCTGCGCCCTCAGCTCGTGCCACGTCCgggacggcgccgtcttcgacccggcggcggcaccggccccGCTCCGGCCGGAGCACCACCGGGCCTACATGGAAGACGCCCAGCGCGCGGTGCCGGAGAGCAACCGTGACATTGGCGGTGGCGACGCCTTCGACTACCTCCAGGTGCTCGGCACGCTGtcgctggcggcgacgcaGCTCAAGGACGACCCCCTCTTCCACGAGTGCATGGGCCGGTACCACACGCTGGTCGCCCAGCACACCTTTCACTTCGAGGCGCGCTGGCCGCCGCACCTGACGTACCCGGAGAAGCACGTCCGCCGGCAGTTCTTCTGGTCCATGTACCGCCTCGAGGTCCACGCTGCCCTCATCGACGGCCACGTCATCCGCTGCCCGGAGCTGCAGTGCGCCGTCGCCTACCCGCagcaggtcgacggcctcgccggcatcatcgacgccTCTGCGCagacggagaagacgcgCTTTCGCCGCGGCAGCTGGCTAACGGGCTGGAACTACATCACCGACCTGTACCGCGTGCTGGAGCACGTCATCGTGCGCATGCGCAAGGACCGGCTCAAGGCGCTGGACCGCGGCCCCATCGAACACGAGCCGCTGATGCCCCCGAtcgacggcctgctcgagaaggtgctggagaagaagggcaaccTGCCGCCGTACGCCACGCACGCGTTCCCGGCGTCTCACGACGTCGAGGCGAACCTGTGCGGGTTCCAGGTGGCCAACATAGCGTGTACCTTTCAGGTGAGCGGGCCCTGGTGTGTATCCGTATACACATATAGCTGTATATATGTGCATGGGTAGATGAGCCTATGAGAAAGAATCCTAGCTAACCCCCCTCCAGCTGCTCCGGATGGCCGCCTTTGCCTGCCACGACAAGTTCGAGGAAGCCTGCGGCGCCGCTCTCGAACTGATACAGGAGATCACCGCCGTGCCCGTGGAATACCTGCGCGCAATAGGCAACCCAATGGTGCGGACTGCCCCCATCTCTCGCTCGGCCTGATTTATCAAAGCTAACCTGGGACTCACTCTTAGCTACAAGAgctggccggcgtcgcccaCCTGCTGAGCAGCTTCATCACGCGGCAGCTGATCGACTGGCAGTACTACAAGCTTCGTGAAGTCATGTGAGTTGACATTCGAAACACCCTCTGTGCTTCCTCACAACCCCCAGGAGTCTGTCTGACCAAATGCAGGGCGTCCATGGCAACCTTCCTCCAAAGCCTCGCTCCCTCGCTCCCGTCGGCCAGCCAGGCCGGGGCGAGGATCTTCCAGTACATCCACAAACTGGAGGAGATACTCGTGCGACAGAGCCAGCCAGCACCACCGGCGGCCGTTGCTCCCATCATacaccctcccccctcggAGATGGTCCGGGAACCGGGGGCTTTGAGTCTGATgccgcagcaa is drawn from Colletotrichum destructivum chromosome 6, complete sequence and contains these coding sequences:
- a CDS encoding Putative zn(2)Cys(6) fungal-type DNA-binding domain-containing protein: MGENQGDDHQQNGESRRHSEPAIKRRRITKACDFCHRRGRKCKPVPEGTGAGAGAGASPGGTPSCLTCIEHGATCTWNRVAAKRGVKSKTSPSSSVNNSGSHKQMYSCDDGDGDGDGERWFYDESRHGSRGLVSRLIAIFFDTVYPVFPFFDEASLLREWDSTSLSSSRASFARLMAICALSSCHVRDGAVFDPAAAPAPLRPEHHRAYMEDAQRAVPESNRDIGGGDAFDYLQVLGTLSLAATQLKDDPLFHECMGRYHTLVAQHTFHFEARWPPHLTYPEKHVRRQFFWSMYRLEVHAALIDGHVIRCPELQCAVAYPQQVDGLAGIIDASAQTEKTRFRRGSWLTGWNYITDLYRVLEHVIVRMRKDRLKALDRGPIEHEPLMPPIDGLLEKVLEKKGNLPPYATHAFPASHDVEANLCGFQVANIACTFQLLRMAAFACHDKFEEACGAALELIQEITAVPVEYLRAIGNPMLQELAGVAHLLSSFITRQLIDWQYYKLREVMASMATFLQSLAPSLPSASQAGARIFQYIHKLEEILVRQSQPAPPAAVAPIIHPPPSEMVREPGALSLMPQQQRQQLQQQQQQQQQSHQQQPHQQHPNRQSHPQLPPQQGLLEQYALPNTAFYNFQTDFIGNMWTNAFNDSAEIDWASAIESWGTT